A single Mytilus trossulus isolate FHL-02 chromosome 12, PNRI_Mtr1.1.1.hap1, whole genome shotgun sequence DNA region contains:
- the LOC134693831 gene encoding uncharacterized protein LOC134693831 isoform X1, producing the protein MADNIGNEEAYMDDGRMSDNIGNEEAYMDDGRMSDNIGNEEAYTYDGHVYKCVRCGKTYNRKSFLQNHQCNICPLCDKLFVSSQNLKSHNCAASSCGDCKRSFKSTKTLSNHKCTYCKHCSTVFSSFQKLNQHLHHYKVLRDETEPENKLSEEGKSESPKTNLCSMGVDMKAAESDCQLDEHIDLIKEEAQSHTNEQDGLNMPNFKHRLACEFKMATDILNVQVKKESMEPPSEDKVEETAPDIAQIVDKENIGETNSCDNDTVTSNNNTEDKNGDKPGTPIMVISPEGNTAEQLQRMIQQQYLVNLLQFQQSMLQQGQVNQAPSLQVQHQTLLNALDFTGKSGETSPDSTQNNAGPVKERKQTRSIEGEIGSDNDSLVFDEEVYTNGEELTDKQKSERIRHSVGGRNINQYGREFTNGRPLPDHLRVQILQLALQGIRPCEISRQLQVSHGCVSKILNRYRKTGSINPGQIGGSKPKVTTPDVVSRVRQYKMENPQMFAWEIRQKLLADGICQEKNIPSISSINRIIRDKAILQRRSFDGSLKDCDTTDMDDLPLDTERIQRYMISIPNLTGNNMTPATEGTIIPVQVSLDTAQGVLVPTVNMIRQQYSPPIAHQQTSQVSPTLMRTSPKQSPSSIVIQGIGNDAIKTNENAQHVFTVEDLSRQKFGISVSENNGHLQPGIGTSQTVDIGELAAEGMKCSSSPKSDLNRHNLHSVISHLITTQTAAIMKEDDIAAQQLQYQNEAAQGQSSETIIEIDQEINDAVSNITKNPGTVSNPLSPIVSKDFSSIIQRKFSSEGLSIISSPQTYTVASDKTGNTVPVTINIAPYQFESSSKENSPQISPALSSSHSMEKHPQTSPQSVGSNVRNKSRHRSRDSSSSGSMSPTANRTKSVEKKAVSRSNIVPAPSAAVTYDKYAGTPSMYDYTLPDRGLGTGPAPTPRPQSSNSVKSHSWHCPQSPAQLSIPSPALSDRSGTSPLDLSSAPIKDSRREILKSPALSDKGSLSVTEENSEKSTPQKVLYEKNMLIFSENEVEIISVGNNKWVVRNESQLLSMTHKGKPDSQTETQTNKRPSDDESGSPVGLKIPKLTNGNSTPMMVHGANTVNSSVPLTNGNMIFSANMSVDSQSGRDPKNCPVLQNMLKPKT; encoded by the exons atggcagataacataggaAATGAAGAGGCTTACATGGATGATGGCCGCATGTCAGATAACATAGGAAATGAAGAGGCTTACATGGATGATGGCCGCATGTCAGATAACATAGGAAATGAAGAAGCTTACACATATGATGGCCATGTTTACAAATGTGTTAGATGTGGAAAAACTTATAATAGAAAATCATTCCTACAAAATCATCAATGCAACATTTGTCCTTTATGTGATAAGTTGTTCGTGTCTTCACAGAACCTGAAATCACATAATTGTGCTGCCTCATCATGTGGTGACTGCAAAAGGAGTttcaaatcaacaaaaactcTTTCCAATCATAAATGCACATATTGCAAGCATTGTTCTACAGTCTTTAGTTCTTTTCAAAAACTCAATCAACATTTACATCACTATAAAGTTTTAAGAGATGAAACAGAACCAGAAAACAAACTTTCTGAAGAAGGAAAATCTGAATCtccaaaaacaaatttgtgCAGTATGGGTGTTGATATGAAAGCAGCAGAAAGTGACTGTCAGCTGGATGAACACATAGACCTGATTAAAGAAGAAGCTCAGAGTCATACTAATGAACAAGATGGGCTAAATATgccaaat tttaAACACAGACTAGCATGTGAATTCAAGATGGCGACTGACATCCTCAATGTTCAAGTCAAGAAAGAGTCCATGGAGCCTCCATCTGAGGACAAGGTTGAAGAGACTGCCCCAGATATAGCTCAGATTGTTGACAAAGAAAACATAGGAGAGACCAACTCATGTGACAATGACACAGTGACCTCTAACAACAATACAGAGGATAAAAATGGTGATAAACCTGGTACCCCAATCATGGTGATATCTCCGGAGGGAAATACAGCAGAACAGCTTCAGAGAATGATACAACAGCAGTACCTCGTTAATCTGTTACAGTTCCAACAATCCATGTTACAG CAGGGACAGGTCAATCAAGCTCCATCACTTCAAGTTCAACACCAAACTCTTTTGAATGCTTTGGACTTCACTGGTAAATCTGGGGAAACAAGTCCTGATTCCACACAAAACAATGCTGGTCCAGTAAAGGAAAGGAAACAGACTAGAAGCATAGAAGGAGAGATTGGGTCTGATAATGACAGTTTAGTTTTTGATGAGGAGGTTTACACCAATGGTGAGGAATTGACTGATAAACAAAAAAGTGAAAGAATAAGGCACTCAG ttggAGGTCGGAACATCAATCAGTATGGCAGAGAATTTACCAATGGTCGTCCCTTGCCAGATCATCTTAGAGTCCAAATTTTACAGCTTGCCCTTCAAGGCATACGACCTTGTGAGATCAGCAGACAACTGCAAGTGTCACATGGTTGTGtcagtaaaatattaaacag GTACAGAAAGACAGGAAGTATAAATCCAGGTCAAATAGGTGGCAGTAAACCTAAGGTTACGACTCCTGATGTTGTCAGTCGTGTACGGCAGTATAAGATGGAAAATCCACAGATGTTTGCATGGGAGATTCgacaaaa attATTAGCAGATGGTATATGCCAGGAGAAGAATATTCCATCAATCAGTTCTATAAATAGAATTATCAGAGACAAAGCTATTCTTCAAAGAAGAAGTTTTGATGGCAGTCTCAAAGATTGTGAT ACAACTGATATGGATGATCTCCCTTTAGACACAGAACGTATACAAAGATACATGATCAGCATCCCTAATTTGACAGGAAATAATATGACTCCTGCAACAGAAGGTACCATCATTCCCGTACAGGTTTCCTTGGATACAGCACAAGGTGTACTGGTTCCTACAGTCAACATGATTCGCCAGCAGTACTCTCCTCCCATTGCTCATCAGCAGACGTCACAGGTGTCACCAACACTGATGAGAACCTCACCAAAACAATCACCGAGCAGCATAGTTATACAAGGAATTGGAAATGATGCCATTAAAACAAACGAGAATGCACAACATGTTTTCACAGTAGAGGATCTCAGCAGACAGAAATTTGGGATTTCTGTCAGTGAAAATAATGGACACTTACAACCTGGCATAGGAACAAGTCAAACAGTTGATATAGGTGAGCTGGCAGCAGAAGGAATGAAATGTAGCAGCTCACCTAAATCTGACCTTAATAGACACAATCTACATTCTGTCATTTCACACTTAATCACTACACAAACGGCAGCCATTATGAAAGAGGATGACATTGCAGCTCAGCAGTTACAGTATCAGAATGAGGCTGCTCAAGGTCAAAGTTCAGAAACAATTATAGAAATAGATCAAGAAATTAATGATGCAGTGagcaatatcacaaaaaatccTGGAACAGTTTCAAATCCTTTATCTCCTATTGTTTCTAAAGATTTTTCTTCTATAATACAAAGAAAATTTAGCAGTGAAGGATTATCCATTATTTCCTCACCTCAGACGTACACAGTGGCATCAGACAAGACAGGAAACACAGTACCAGTTACAATTAACATTGCACCATATCAGTTTGAATCATCATCGAAGGAAAATTCACCTCAGATTTCACCAGCATTAAGTAGCAGTCATTCAATGGAAAAACATCCACAAACATCTCCTCAATCTGTAGGATCCAATGTGAGAAATAAAAGTCGTCACAGAAGTCGTGATAGTAGTTCTTCTGGAAGCATGTCTCCAACGGCAAACAGAACAAAATCTGTTGAGAAGAAGGCAGTCTCTCGTAGCAATATAGTACCAGCTCCCTCTGCTGCTGTTACATATGATAAATATGCTGGAACACCCTCCATGTATGATTATACACTGCCAGATAGAGGTCTTGGAACTGGACCTGCGCCAACACCACGGCCACAATCCAGTAATAGTGTCAAATCACATTCATGGCACTGCCCACAATCTCCAGCCCAGTTGTCAATTCCAAGTCCAGCTTTGTCAGATAGAAGTGGAACATCTCCTCTTGATCTCTCATCTGCTCCTATCAAAGATAGCAGAAGAGAAATACTTAAGAGTCCTGCTTTGTCAGATAAAGGCTCACTATCTGTTACTGAAGAAAATTCGGAAAAATCTACTCCTCAGAAAGTTTTGTATGAGAAAAACATGTTGATTTTTAGTGAaaatgaagttgaaattatttcAGTAGGAAATAATAAATGGGTTGTGAGAAATGAGTCACAATTATTGTCAATGACTCATAAAGGTAAGCCAGACAGTCAAACTGagacacaaacaaataaacgtCCAAGTGATG